The Lycium barbarum isolate Lr01 chromosome 12, ASM1917538v2, whole genome shotgun sequence genome includes a region encoding these proteins:
- the LOC132621096 gene encoding vacuolar protein sorting-associated protein 35A-like — protein MITSGIEDEEKWLAAGIAGLQQNAFYMHRALDSNNMKDALKYSAQMLSELRTSKLSPHKYYELYMRAFDELRKLEMFFREETKRGCSIVELYELVQHAGNILPRLYLLCTVGSVYIKSKEAPSKDILKDLVEMCRSIQHPLRGLFLRSYLSQVSRDKLPDIGSEYEGDADTVMDAVEFVLQNFTEMNKLWVRMQHQGLAREKEKREKERSELRDLVGKNLHVLSQIEGIDLDLYKDMVLPRVLEQVVNCKDDIAQGYLMDCIIQVFPDEYHLQTLETLLGACPQFQPSVDIKTVLARLMERLSNYAALSAEVLPEFFQVEAFAKLNNAIGKVIEAQEDMPIAGAVTLYSSLLTFTLQVHPDRLDYVDQILGACIQKLSGKGKLKDNKATKQIVSLLSAPLEKYKDIDTALKLSNYPRLMEYLDDATSKEMANVLVQNILKNKTCISTAEKVEALFELMKALIRDLDEDVNDELDEDDFAEEQNSVAQLIQMLHNDDPEEMLKMICAVKKHILTGGPKRLPFTIPPLIFNSLKFVRRLHSHDENAPEEEASAMPKNFFQILNQIIEALSIVPVPELALKLYLECAEAANDSDLEPVAYEFFTQAYILYEEEISDSKAQVTAIHLIIGTLQRMHIFGVENRDTLTHKATGYSAKLLKKPDQCRAVYACSHLFWVDDQDNIKDGERVLLCLKRALRIANAAQQMSNATRGSSGSVLLFIEILNKYLYFFEKEVSQINVASVQSLIELITTEMQSENATADPAADAFFASTLRHIQFQKDKGGAVGEKYEPIRHQVIIK, from the exons ATGATAACTAGTGGAATTGAAGACGAAGAGAAATGGCTTGCCGCTGGGATCGCCGGCCTTCAGCAGAACGCATTTTACATGCATCGCGCTCTT GATTCGAACAATATGAAAGATGCATTGAAATACTCAGCTCAGATGCTTTCTGAGCTCCGAACTTCCAAGCTTTCTCCTCACAAATATTACGAGCTAT ATATGCGAGCATTTGATGAATTGAGGAAGTTAGAGATGTTTTTTAGGGAGGAGACAAAGCGTGGCTGCTCTATTGTTGAGTTGTATGAGCTCGTGCAGCACGCTGGCAATATTTTGCCCAGATT GTATCTCCTTTGTACAGTGGGGTCAGTATACATTAAATCAAAGGAGGCTCCTTCCAAGGATATTCTCAAAGATCTGGTGGAAATGTGTCGTAGCATACAACATCCATTACGTGGGCTCTTCCTAAGGAGTTACCTTTCCCAAGTCAGCAGGGATAAATTGCCTGATATAGGATCTGAATATGAAGG GGATGCTGACACTGTCATGGATGCGGTAGAATTTGTGCTCCAAAATTTCACAGAAATGAACAAACTTTGGGTGCGAATGCAGCATCAG GGACTTGCACGGGAAAAAGAAAAACGTGAAAAAGAAAGAAGCGAGCTTCGCGATCTT GTGGGGAAGAACCTGCATGTTCTAAGTCAAATTGAGGGCATTGATCTTGATTTGTACAAAGATATGGTGCTTCCAAGAGTTTTAGAGCAG GTTGTCAACTGTAAAGATGATATTGCGCAGGGATATTTGATGGATTGCATCATACAGGTTTTCCCTGATGAGTACCACTTACAAACTCTTGAAACATTACTAGGTGCTTGCCCCCAATTTCAG CCATCTGTTGATATCAAGACGGTGCTTGCTCGTCTAATGGAAAGGCTTTCAAACTATGCTGCTTTAAGTGCAGAA GTCTTACCTGAGTTTTTCCAGGTTGAAGCTTTCGCGAAACTAAATAATGCTATAGGCAAG GTGATAGAGGCTCAAGAAGACATGCCTATTGCCGGAGCAGTGACTTTGTATTCATCCCTTTTGACATTTACTCTTCAAGTCCACCCTGATCGCCTTGATTATGTAGATCAGATTCTG GGTGCATGCATTCAGAAACTTTCTGGAAAAGGAAAGCTCAAAGATAACAAAGCAACAAAACAGATTGTGTCCCTACTAAGTGCCCCTCTGGAGAAGTATAAGGATATAGATACTGCGCTAAAGCTGTCAAATTATCCTCGTCTTATGGAGTATCTTGATGATGCAACTAGTAAAGAGATGGCTAatgttttggttcaaaatattctGAAAAATAAGACTTGCATTTCAACTGCTGAAAAG GTTGAGGCACTTTTTGAGCTAATGAAAGCGCTGATTAGAGATTTGGATGAGGATGTTAATGATGAG CTTGATGAAGATGATTTCGCAGAAGAGCAGAATTCTGTTGCGCAGCTTATTCAGATGCTTCACAATGACGATCCCGAAGAGATGCTGAAG ATGATTTGTGCTGTGAAGAAACACATTTTGACAGGAGGGCCAAAGAGACTTCCCTTTACCATCCCTCCCCTTATTTTCAACTCACTTAAG TTTGTTCGGCGACTACATAGTCATGATGAAAATGCTCCTGAGGAAGAGGCATCTGCTATGCCTAAGAATTTTTTTCAGATTCTGAATCAG ATTATTGAGGCTCTCTCAATTGTTCCAGTACCCGAACTAGCATTGAAGTTGTACTTGGAGTGTGCTGAG GCTGCCAATGACTCTGACCTAGAACCGGTGGCCTATGAATTTTTCACTCAAGCCTATATACTATATGAAGAAGAAATCTCG GACTCTAAAGCACAGGTGACTGCAATACACTTGATAATAGGGACTCTTCAGAGAATGCACATCTTTGGAGTTGAGAACAGAGACACGTTAACGCACAAGGCCACGGGG TACTCTGCAAAGCTCCTGAAGAAACCTGATCAATGTAGAGCTGTGTACGCTTGTTCACATCTTTTCTGGGTTGATGATCAGGACAATATCAAGGATGGAGAAAG GGTTTTGCTTTGCTTAAAGCGGGCCTTAAGAATTGCAAATGCTGCTCAACAAATGTCCAATGCAACCCGAGGCAGCAGTGGATCGGTCTTGCTCTTTATAGAAATTCTAAACAA GTATCTATATTTCTTTGAGAAAGAGGTCTCACAGATTAATGTTGCCTCCGTCCAGAGCCTGATCGAACTAATCACAACTGAAATGCAAAGCGAAAATGCAACAGCAGATCCTGCAGCAGATGCATTTTTTGCAAGCACCCTGCGACATATCCAGTTCCAGAAGGATAAAGGTGGGGCAGTTGGCGAGAAATACGAGCCCATCAGGCATCAAGTCATAATCAAATAG